A DNA window from Drosophila sechellia strain sech25 chromosome X, ASM438219v1, whole genome shotgun sequence contains the following coding sequences:
- the LOC6618015 gene encoding dnaJ homolog subfamily C member 22, with protein MGTTQTVSPAAGKDKTNDTSKGSPSKAKSNGQVQGKTKNKEVNALPPQKSVVIAYLCWLFGGIFGLHHLYLHRDRHAFIWWCTLGGYMGIGWMGELFLIPEYVRDANEDPKFVKMFVAKLQAYPKPPYSSKRFVGQVMIGHLFGQVCSMAIPETLVVGWDLSFLHWAIPLFVSLGVWLVGNIGREQGVWWHCLLAAYLAYPARYLIYDETYSLLLTGLVAALTFDGLSKQWRRTPPRRGSPGERTFKLTTAVIIYCAFWGSFLYFNGTISDEDGGEVPIHEAIHNFLASAWWTDLKQALQDTYNYAQHHGWYETWKEVFESMDVDGERNSYKVLGVSATASQAEITAAYRKLSKEYHPDKVKDEGLRAQAHQRFIEIQQAYSVLSKIKSNRRRKNKQYQEEEAIVL; from the coding sequence ATGGGCACCACGCAGACAGTATCTCCAGCGGCTGGAAAGGATAAGACCAACGATACCTCCAAAGGATCTCCTTCGAAGGCTAAGTCCAATGGCCAGGTCCAAGGCAAGACCAAAAACAAGGAGGTCAACGCTCTGCCGCCCCAGAAATCGGTGGTCATCGCCTATCTATGCTGGCTTTTCGGCGGAATCTTCGGCCTGCATCATCTGTACCTGCACCGCGATCGCCACGCCTTCATTTGGTGGTGCACCCTGGGTGGCTACATGGGCATTGGCTGGATGGGCGAGCTCTTCCTGATCCCCGAATATGTGCGGGATGCCAACGAGGATCCCAAGTTCGTCAAGATGTTCGTGGCCAAGCTGCAGGCGTATCCGAAACCGCCGTACTCCTCGAAAAGATTCGTGGGCCAGGTGATGATCGGCCATCTGTTCGGTCAGGTGTGCTCCATGGCCATTCCGGAGACGCTGGTCGTCGGCTGGGATCTGAGCTTCCTGCACTGGGCGATACCGCTCTTTGTTTCCCTGGGCGTTTGGCTGGTGGGCAACATTGGCCGGGAGCAGGGTGTATGGTGGCACTGCCTGCTGGCCGCCTATCTGGCGTATCCGGCCAGGTATCTGATATACGACGAGACCTACTCCTTGCTGCTCACTGGTCTCGTGGCAGCACTGACCTTCGACGGCTTGTCCAAGCAATGGCGCAGGACTCCGCCACGAAGGGGAAGCCCCGGTGAGAGGACCTTCAAGCTGACCACCGCCGTGATCATCTACTGCGCCTTCTGGGGCAGCTTCCTGTACTTTAACGGCACCATTTCGGACGAGGACGGCGGCGAAGTGCCCATCCACGAGGCCATCCATAACTTCTTGGCCTCCGCCTGGTGGACAGATCTGAAGCAAGCCCTGCAGGACACCTATAACTATGCGCAGCATCACGGCTGGTACGAGACCTGGAAGGAGGTGTTCGAAAGCATGGACGTGGATGGCGAACGCAATTCATACAAGGTCTTGGGCGTAAGTGCCACCGCCTCGCAGGCAGAGATCACCGCTGCGTACAGGAAGCTCTCCAAGGAGTACCATCCCGACAAGGTCAAGGACGAGGGCTTGCGGGCCCAGGCCCACCAGCGCTTTATTGAAATCCAGCAGGCGTACAGTGTGCTCAGCAAGATCAAGTCCAACCGGCGGCGCAAGAACAAGCAGTaccaggaggaggaggccatCGTCCTTTGA
- the LOC6618016 gene encoding zinc finger C4H2 domain-containing protein, with the protein MATSEISSSNERHYYAKLEAIKDIRDKTLSLEKLKVRIIKEVKLSDDEEKCLEEYRKEMEHLLEEKMSHVEELRQIHADINDMENIIKQTKENQTRSFDMANRVYEEYLALKYQIDHMRRDYLGLSPLRDLHEEEGSPISKDRFQTNFLKVAAQSAAAAAAAAAAAASVNQNSSLARPHARHPLMPEATVTALPSGGGQGGVGGGGAAGGGGGSVGGGGGGGGNPGHAFMPPAPPGAGSAAAAAAAAAVRLGKGDFSAPPPPPPPSNRLQQSPSIGIGHHPSFRSDFNVNLRQQPPPMKSCLSCHQQIHRNAPICPLCKAKSRSRNPKKPKKKNN; encoded by the coding sequence ATGGCCACCAGCGAGATCTCGAGCTCCAATGAGCGGCACTACTACGCCAAACTGGAAGCCATCAAGGACATCAGGGACAAGACGCTGTCGCTGGAGAAGCTCAAGGTGCGGATCATCAAGGAGGTGAAGCTGAGCGACGACGAGGAGAAGTGCCTGGAGGAGTACCGCAAGGAGATGGAGCACCTGCTCGAGGAGAAAATGTCGCACGTGGAGGAGCTGCGCCAGATCCATGCGGACATCAACGACATGGAGAACATCATCAAGCAGACGAAGGAGAACCAGACGCGCTCCTTCGACATGGCCAATCGGGTGTACGAGGAGTACCTGGCCCTGAAGTACCAGATTGATCACATGCGCCGCGACTATCTCGGACTAAGCCCGCTGCGAGATCTGCACGAGGAGGAGGGTAGTCCCATTTCAAAGGATCGCTTCCAGACCAACTTCCTTAAGGTGGCCGCCCAatcggcggcagcagcagctgctgcagctgcggcGGCGGCCTCGGTTAATCAGAACTCGTCGCTGGCCCGTCCGCATGCCCGGCATCCTCTGATGCCGGAGGCCACGGTCACCGCGCTGCCTTCTGGCGGCGGACAGGGCGGCGTTGGTGGTGGCGGTGCTGCAGGCGGTGGTGGAGGATCTGTGGGCGGcggaggcggcggtggcggcaatCCTGGACACGCCTTCATGCCACCCGCACCGCCGGGAGCGGGCagtgctgctgccgccgccgctgctgctgcagtgcgTCTGGGCAAGGGCGACTTCTCagcaccaccgccgccgccgcccccAAGCAATCGGCTACAGCAATCGCCCTCGATCGGCATCGGCCACCATCCCTCGTTCCGCTCCGACTTCAATGTGAATCTCCGCCAGCAGCCGCCGCCCATGAAGTCCTGTCTGTCCTGCCACCAGCAGATCCACCGGAACGCGCCCATCTGTCCGCTCTGCAAGGCCAAGTCGCGCTCCCGCAATCCCAAGAAGCCCAAGAAGAAGAACAACTAA